The Macaca mulatta isolate MMU2019108-1 chromosome 19, T2T-MMU8v2.0, whole genome shotgun sequence sequence GCAAATAAAGTGGCTAGAACAAgcactctatttttttctgaggctggagtgcagtgggtgcaatcatggcttactgaagcctcaacctcccagactcaggcgatcctcccaactcagcctccccagtaactggaactacagctgcatgccaccatgcctagctcctttttgtattttttgtagaggcagtaTTTTgccacatttcccaggctggcctcgaattcctggcctcaagtggatcctcccaaagtgctaggattacaagtgggagctagAGCACTTGGCCAACAAGCACTCAATAAACGTCATGTACAATGATACATCTACCCCAACTAAAGTGGTGCTGATGTTTAGGAACTTACCGGGTCCCTCCCACTGACCCAGTGAAGTTTAGAAACATAAGACAACATCACTCCTtccaaaatacttttatttaaaaaaattacaaacaatccaaaaaaaaaaaaagtcaccacaAACTCTGCCTTTCTTTTAAATAACGTGGCATGGAGCAGTTTGGTTTCCACCCTATTGCACGTGGTCCGGCCTGGTTATGAAATCAGGAGGCTGCTGAGACTGGGGTCCTGCCAAGGAAGTGGGGTTCAGCCTGGAGGGAGGAGACCAGCCCCTCCCACCCCCTCAAGGTGCAAGAGGCAGAGCCTGGGTTTCTATAGCAACCTGGCAGCACATCCCTGTCATCCTTCGACAGGCccagttttcttttatcttcccTGAGGCCCCAGTGGTCACAGGGGAGTGGGAACTAGCGGGAAAGGTGGAAGAAATGTTTAAGTGGAAAATCAGACTCCCAGAAACAGAGTCTCGTTAAGGCATTTGGAATAGATAAATTAATTCAGGAAGACCCACCTTCACAGAAGGTTGGGGtaaccagacacacacacacatgcaagaCGGTTTGTGGAACCCTGAAATGGGAACAAAGGAGGCCATAGTCGCTGCTTAGAGCCCCCACAAAAACACACACCCAGAGTTGCATTCAGGGATCCAGGCCACAGAAGATGACACAAGAGAGGATCCCCTCCATCACAGTTTTAGGACCCCAGAATTATTTCCATGATGTGATCCAGTTCATTCCACTCCCAAGAACCTGGGGCACAGAAGAGGTTGTGAGGAGGCTCTGGTGGGGCCCGCGCAGGCTCCTTTTCTACCGCAGATGTGTCAATGTCCAGAAAGAAGTCATCCAGGCCAGAGTCCCCCAAGTACCGGGAGCTCAGCGCCTCTAAGAAGACTGGATCAGGCTGGGGTGGCACTTCATTCTGGAGGCCGAGGGGAGCCACTGGATTCTGAGGGGGCTCAGTCTCATCCATGGAGGTGTCCAGCTCCCTGAGGATAGAGCCAATGGTGGCTGACAAGGAGAAATCCTCCTCGCCCAGGAAGAGGGGCTcggggggcagggcaggggctggagcCAGGCGAAGTGCAGCCTGCAGCTGCTGGAGGGTGTTATGGATGAGGACATGCCTGCGGAGGCTGGGTGCTCGGGGGCCCAGGCTGCGCTGGACTTTGTCTAGGGAGATGCGGAGCAGGGCTTGCTGGTAGCTCTGAAGGCCTGCTGGACTCCACTcccacctctcctcctcctcttccaaaTCAGAGTGTTTCCTCTTCAAGCCTCCCACCATGATGCCCTGTAGAGAGAAGAGGGGCATAGGGGCATGTCAGACACCAGACACCGTAGTGCTGGCTCAAATCCCACTTTTTCAGGCCTATTGAGTTGTTGGTGATTTTTAATCATCTGAATCTCGgtttactcatctataaaatgaaggctGTCTGAATCCTACAAGGTTAAGGAGGTGAATACATATGTGATTAAGAAAATAAGATCTGGACTTAAGTACAGCTAGATTTAAATCCCACTTACTTGCCTATTGTGGCCTCAAACAGTGAATTTACATCCATGAGaatcaatttcctcatctgccaaATACGGATCCTAACAAGTTCCTCTGAGCCTTAAAACTGTTCTTCCACAATATTAATTTCTTCAAACATGGAGCACGAAAGACAGGTGTGGAGCAGAGAGACCTGGATTGGAAGTAGGGAACCCCAAATTTGATTTCTGTACTGGAAACTGCTCAGCTGCGTGATCGTGGGAAGTGACCTGAGTCaattctcaggcctcagtttcctcatctgtaaaatggggactgTAAAAAAAATACTTCTCACCACCTCTGTCTAAGGAGATGCCACGTATCTATAGGGCCCACCACACAGGAAGTGCTTAATGAACCagagttgtgttttgtttttttttttttttttttttgagacggagtctcgctctgtcgcccaggctggagtgcagtggccgcatctcagctcactgcaagctccacctcccgggtctacgccattctcctgcctcagcctcccgagtagctgggactacaggtgcccgccacctcacccggctagttttttgtattttttagtagagacggggtttcaccgtattagccaggctggtctcgatctcctgaccttgtgatccgcccgtctcggcctcccaaagtgctgggattacaggcttgagccaccgcgcccggccgtgtttgtttttttttgttagagacagggtctcgctctgtcgcccggggcTGAGTGCAGCAGCGCTACCATAGCTCACCGAAGTCTCGAagtcccgggctcaagcgatcctcccgcctcagct is a genomic window containing:
- the SERTAD3 gene encoding SERTA domain-containing protein 3 isoform X2, which translates into the protein MVGGLKRKHSDLEEEEERWEWSPAGLQSYQQALLRISLDKVQRSLGPRAPSLRRHVLIHNTLQQLQAALRLAPAPALPPEPLFLGEEDFSLSATIGSILRELDTSMDETEPPQNPVAPLGLQNEVPPQPDPVFLEALSSRYLGDSGLDDFFLDIDTSAVEKEPARAPPEPPHNLFCAPGSWEWNELDHIMEIILGS
- the SERTAD3 gene encoding SERTA domain-containing protein 3 isoform X1, with the protein product MARGAREGWAGPASPGKGGWLRPANRRPAAGGTPANRGSRLGSGAGLGGPEARRRGPAEGIMVGGLKRKHSDLEEEEERWEWSPAGLQSYQQALLRISLDKVQRSLGPRAPSLRRHVLIHNTLQQLQAALRLAPAPALPPEPLFLGEEDFSLSATIGSILRELDTSMDETEPPQNPVAPLGLQNEVPPQPDPVFLEALSSRYLGDSGLDDFFLDIDTSAVEKEPARAPPEPPHNLFCAPGSWEWNELDHIMEIILGS